In Thunnus thynnus chromosome 4, fThuThy2.1, whole genome shotgun sequence, the DNA window TGCAAATAATGTACACAAGGTGGGAAGGACACATTTTATTGAATCATGGTCTTGTTGACTCAATTCTGGTTCTGTTTGCTGTCATTTAGTCAAACAGACCGAAGCCCATGTCATCATCTGATTCCTCAGATTCCTCTTTAGCTTCCTCCTTAGCAGcagctggagctgcagcagtctcggcagctgctgcaggtgcTGCGACAGCAGCAAAAGCAGATGGATCAGCCAGGAAGGCTTTGACCTGTGATGaccaaaaaaagtataaaattagTTTCCCTGTACATGAAGTGGTTTCCTGTGCATGCAAGGCAATTCTGAGACTAAAAAGCTAATTAAGCAATCTAGTACAAACACTGAATCTTTGGAGAGAAATCTGAAACCAAGAAACCCTGCCTGTCCAGAACATGatgtataaaatgaaatacGTTATCTCCTTGCAGGGTGATCAATGTAGTGCAGAGGCTACATCGTAAACTATCCTGCTGATTATCTTCAGACAAATTTATAGTTCATGTGCATAGGCATCATACCTTGTCTGCCAGGGGGAAGGAGTAGTCTGTCTCCACAGCGACAGCCAGGACTTTCTTGTAGCCGTTGATGATGGAGTGGGGGACAGAAGCAAGAGTGGGGTAGCCAATCTCCAGACATACGCTAGCGATGTTCCTCACACCcttttttataaaacaaaagttacatGGTGAATTGACAATTTATTAACAGATATCCATGCAAACATGTCAAGTGAATCACCTTAATTTTAGAAAGGACTTCATCAGGACTTAGAAAGAATTTCATCCTACCTCCAGGAACCTGCCATGCAGAGAAGCCTCTGTGATGTCAAGCACCTCAGGGCTGTAAACACTGCCGTTGTCGTACACCTGCTGGATGATGAGTCCATACGAGAAGGGTGAGATGTTCAGCATGTTAAGCAGCGTGGCCTCGCTGGCACCAACCTTGTCACCAGTCTTGATCAGACCGACGTCACTCTGGGGGAGACAGAAATACCAGTTAGTTACTGATTCAAATGTTGATAcattctgtttgtttaacatACATGTACTGGATAAATTTAAGTATACTTCTGGGGAGAAGACAAGGCTTCCTGCACTTAAGTAGATGTGAAACTCACTACCACAGTAAAATTGTTTTCTAACTTACCAAGATTTCAATGGTTCCCCTGGAAATCTTTGTGGTGATACCCAGAGCCTGGAAGAAAGAGGTCTTCTCAGGACCCAGACCAGTATTCTGGGCTGGCACAGTCACATCACAAGGGGCAATTGCTCCAGCACGGGCAGCTGCAGGTACCTTGGTAGTGAAGGGCAACAGTTTAGTACATCTCTTTGCTAGGGCTGACTAAGTCTTATGCAGCTGGTTTGAACATGGTTGGCACTCATTTTATCAAGTTTTGAAACTGTCTGAAACCATACGTCCCTGGCTGTCAAGGGGTGCTGACAGACAGGGATAGCGTGGAAACAGATTACTGTTTGCAGGGGGAACGACAATACAGTACCGAACTAGCTGCATTGTAACTTATCCTGCACTTTGCGGAATCATTCTGGTCCTTAATATAATAAGTGTGACAGCAAACTAAAGCCAATAAGTGATTATCTCTGCCAGGCACTTGTATTTTGGTAGTCAGGTGTTAACTGAGTCTTACCTTGTTGGCCAGCAGCATGTCCCTGACCTCAGCCAGATCCTCCTTGGTGAAGACAAAGCCCACATTTCCTTTAATGTGGGGAAGGAGTCTGTTAAATTATAGGGTTGACTGTTACAATATGCAAGCAGATTGTAATTTCtacaaaataaaggtttttaagTGTCTGAGACCTTGCGTCCCTGGCTGTCAGGGGATGTAGACAGACAGGGATAGCTGGAGACAGGTTATTTTTTGCAGGGGGAACGACACTACAGCACCACACAAGCTGCACTGTAACTATCCTGCAACATCAAAACTGATAGATAAGGTATAATATGCAGGATTTTGCTAAAAACAATGTAGActcaaaaataatccctctcaatcattaCTGATGCCCtgctagaagtgtgtggcagtgcATTTCtctgcagagaccctgccctctgcctgtagtCTTATTTTTGGTGTGTTGGGACACTTCTGGGTGCGTTTGACCGAGGGCAGGGCTGAGctacatgcagagcagagaggccacactGTTCCAGCAGGAGAGGAGGgaccaactttgaatgctgtgcgTTTACAAACACCAGTGGAagaatcctgcatagtatacctttaaaaagAGCAAAGACAGAGGGAGCAGTAACTCACTTCTCCAGGGCAGGATTGTTCTCCAGGTGGCCACGGATGGCTTTGCGCATCATGGTGTTTTTACCCATCAGCACCACAGCCTTGCTGCGCAGAGACAGACGGATGGTCTGCATCTGCTTGGAGCCCACATTGTCGGCACCCACAATGAAGCATTTTGGGTAGTCATCCAGGAGTTGCTGTAAAGAAAGGGAATATTGTGTTAATCTCTATACAAgccatttacacacatgtacataccaTTTAAAATACAAGTGATTGTATCTAAACTCAAAATACTTACGATGATTTTCATAAAATAGTTGGACTTCCACGTGGCCCTGTCTTCCCTGGGCATCTTTGCAGTGCTTCCAAGGATCGCTTAACAGCTGGTTTAAAGACAAGGTAATATCTACATCCAAAAAACAAACGAAAAGGTTACTAACGTTATACTTGGGAAATCGAATGGACAACTACTACAATCTGCGTTGTAGACCCGGACATGCGGTCGacagctaacgctagctaacattagccggCTAATGGTAACAGGCCACATTCGTTTAAGGTCGAACTTACGGACACTTACGGGACATAAAAGACGTACTCTCTGATGCTACATATATCCATCTCGAAAATCTAAATATCCTATACGGTGATATTGCactaaaaatgactttaaccATTAACAGAAAGAGCGAGAGAAAAATTCTTACCGCGCACAAGGGTCGcgtgaaagaaagaggaagaagaatgaCGCGAGAGGAATTTATAAGAAGACAAGTGACCAATCACAGTCGAGTTGTGGGCGTGAGCTTCACAACTATTGGATGATTACCCGCCATAAAAcggaaagagaaggaagaagaagaactatTGGATTATTGTTGTGTCAATCACTTCTGCAGCCACTGCACTACAATCAACGCTTCACACACATCCCGTACTGACTTCAAAAGACAAGCGtggttttaaaaatgatttttatgacCTTCTAACAGAGTGAACGTTACGACAACtagaaactaaacaaaaacaaacaaactaaaactaatGCCGATGTTAGGCAACGAGCTAACATATCCGTCAGCAGAGCAAAGCGATGGACGCGTCGCCTTCGCAGCTTCCGTCAGAGGTCTGGCACCACGTGTTTGGATATCTGTCTGAGGCAGACAAGTTCAGCGTCCGGGCATGCTGCAAGTATTTCAAGAAACTTGTTGACCACGGCTCTCTGTGGAAAGACTGGGCAGTAGTTCTGGCTTTTCAAAACGGCTCTTACAACAGCCATTTCTGGGCCAGCCTTCGCCGCAGGAAAGTCACCAGTGCGGTGGTGAGGAGCACTAAAGCTAAGGACTGGAAACAGCTCGCCCAGTCCCTTCCTGCTCTCACCACAGTGGTGATGGACCAAAGCTCACAAGAGAGCCTCGACTCCTTGAAGAACTTTCCAAATTTGAAGCGTCTGGCTATTAGAAGCAGTCTTAAGTGTCTTTTGCTAGATGCCTCCGCAGTGTCTCAACCCCTGCAGCTGACTCACCTCAGCGTGTGTGGTGTTACATTACCCGGTATTGATAGCCTCATATCTGCTGTCTCCCAATTTAAAAATCTCACATCTTTGGTGTGTCATAAGACAGGGACCATTCAACAATCAGTTCGGATGGTTCACTCCATACTTACCTGCCTGCCTAAGCTCAAGCATCTGTCATTGTCCACTGTGCGTATATGGACCAGTGATCCCAGACCCAATCCAGGTCCCTTAGGAGGAGCACATGGACAAGATGGTGCCCCGGCCTTGTCCAGTTTAGAACTTATTAACTACACGGATCATTCATTACCAGAGGATGCAATGAGGCTGGTGCCCGGTCTGCAGACTCTTGCAGTTGTCTACCAGCATTCACATCACGAGTTGGAAGACTTGGGGCCACCTGTGCGTCACCTGAAAACATGGCTGCGTGATCTCCCTCAACTGACAGCCCTGGTTATTGTCAAGGGCCCGCCTGTTAATAAGTATGTCAGCTCCATTCCAGCCACAGTGACCAGTCTCACACTGCGTGTTGCAGGAATATCCTCAGAGGAGATGGCAGCTGTGGCAGCTCGAGTACCAAATCTCCTCCACCTTCACGTGGACCCCTGGCCCTCACATTTGGGAGCTCTCACTGCTCAAATCCCACATCTATTTCCAAAGCTGAGAAGTCTCAAACTTCGACATGAACATGTACCAGAGAAGGATTTCCTGCACCTTCACAAGCTTCAGGACCTGAAGTACTTGGAGATTCTGGATAGTCGGCCGAACCTCTCTGAGCTTATTGTCAAGCTCCAAACTCTCACAAATTACAGACTTCAGGTCACAACCTCTCACCACACAGACATACTGGCTTGTCCCTGCGTTTGTCAGGTGTATTGAACTGTCTTTTAAGAAACCAATCACATTGTATTGAACTGTACACTGTATTAAACTCTGTATATTTAATGTCCTGTTCCCATTTGATATACACATGAAGTGCAccttattttttacattttctgaacTTCTGCACATTGACAGATTGCTATTTAGGGACTTGCATATTATTATGCATTAGACTCAGGTAAAAGTAATATCTTCTGTTCATTTATAATGCTTGTGAATTAAATTAACCCATGTAAATTACGGTCCcacattaaattttaaaaattaaaccattaaacaaTTTGAGTGTTTGAAAGGTTATTTTATGATTAAATGATCTGAATTAATGCAAACACTGAATACTAATAGTATGTGTGAAAAGGGAAACCACTACAAAAATCACTCCTCAGACAACACAATGCCagaaataaagaacattttatttgcaGCAGTTTTATTAATCAGTCAGTAATCAGGACCCACATAGGCTTACACCCCACCCACACAAAGAGCCAGAGAAATCCATGGCTCATGAGAAAATTCAAATGGTAAAAGATTACAAGAATGTCTCCATTTACAAAGCAAAGTTCACTTGATCTAATTAACAGTAAAaggctttaattttttttttcatgaattcTTTGACAGAAGCAGAGACTATAAGGCAATATACTGTAAGAAGATAAATATACATGGGGTCAAATGAACTCAATTCCTGTTCATTTTCATAAGCATACAGTTTAACTGAAGGTGCAAATGTTAAGTCTTTCTAACACCCATGTTCACCTAGCTACTTCCTGTAAATCAGCTACAAGTGTACACTATACTGTCTGCTGAATGACTCAGTACAGAGGATTTCCCCTTGGCTTGTCTACTACAGTGTAAAATTTGTTCAGAGTTAAGATGCACCACAGTAGATAAAGCCTCTCCCAGAGTTCAGCCCATAAAGACTCAAATCACAGGAAAGACTGAGAACTCCACAGTGTATACGACCTTATTGCATTGAAACATTTGGCACAAGAGCAATtctcaaagtttaaaaacaatCTGAATGTGGATAATGTGTATTAATTCCTTGCACACCTTGTgatcaaaaataaaagcaacCGAAAACAATATGACGAGCAATAATGACcttaacagaaataaaaaaaatcacacaatgtCTTATATATCTGGTAAAACAGCTACAAGTAAAGTACTGAGTCATTAAATAAATTTAGCTAAAGGCTTGGCGGGGGCTTGGTGATGTATTCTGATTCCTGACCAGCTAACACGTGCGTCCAGCTACCATCAGTGAGCCTCGCACTGATATCAGCTCATACAGCAGGATCACAGTTCATGACtcataataaaaatatggagGGCCGCGTGTCCTTGGAAGTCTGACACACTGGAATCCAAGCTGGTAcgtctgtgtttgtgagtgaagGAGTGAGTGAGAACAGGGTAAACTGTTGTTAATCTACATGCCAATAGAGCCAGCTCTTTGCATATCAATGTGAGCCCTAACAgctcaaaaatatatattttcatcaaaACAGTGACAAAACACAGTTGTGTCACAAAGTCGAGCATAATATAGGTATATAAATTTAGATTCTGATTGTAGCAGCGACTGGCAGCTAGTGCTGATAAAACTCTACATAATAGAGTAGCATGCTTCTAATCCAAATTCCCTACTAATGTTAACACAACCAAATTTTAAATCTTGAACCAGCCTTACTAATATATTTAATACAGTGATACATTCACAACAGTAGCAACAGTAAAATTATGGAGAAAAGTGTTGAACTGAAATGTCATTTCTTCTGAATAGAATTCTTCTGAATTtattctattctttttttttcaaaaaaaaaaaaaaaaactgcaccaAAAGTTCAACATTTATGACCATAGTACATGTTATTCTTATTTACCTACATTTTGTCATCATTACTTGCAAAAGTTTAACTTTATTTGAACATTATTGAAGTAAATGATACAACACATACTTTGCAGtagtaaagtaaaaacaaagttcCAAGTTgttacagaaaaaagaaagttcaATATGATTATTTTAGGAATCTGTGATATAAATCTACTAGTAGCCATTTGTGTTAAGAACTGCTGGGCAAATAAATGTTGGATTACTGTTCCACTGGGAATAAATGAAGTTACATGAGCATGAATGTGAACATCTGGGTTCATTTTCATAGGAAAAATAGgacagtagaaaaataaaaactcatatCTTAAACTGTAAAATGCACCTTAAGACGGTCTCATCAAGAGATCTGCGGTTGGAGTGTGCTGAGAGTTTGAACTAGTATTTTAAAGAAGTGAAGAAGAAggagttcagtgtgtgtgtgtgcatgtacatatgGGGTGTTTTCATGGTTATTTTAAATGGCACCTCAATAGTTTCCAAAACTAGAAAAATACATCTTTTTCATAGATTATTCCTCACTGGGCAAGCACTGGTTATCCAACACTCAACATATTTCATGACTGCTTATTGTAAGTCAACACTCCATGGTCCATGCAATC includes these proteins:
- the rplp0 gene encoding large ribosomal subunit protein uL10 gives rise to the protein MPREDRATWKSNYFMKIIQLLDDYPKCFIVGADNVGSKQMQTIRLSLRSKAVVLMGKNTMMRKAIRGHLENNPALEKLLPHIKGNVGFVFTKEDLAEVRDMLLANKVPAAARAGAIAPCDVTVPAQNTGLGPEKTSFFQALGITTKISRGTIEILSDVGLIKTGDKVGASEATLLNMLNISPFSYGLIIQQVYDNGSVYSPEVLDITEASLHGRFLEGVRNIASVCLEIGYPTLASVPHSIINGYKKVLAVAVETDYSFPLADKVKAFLADPSAFAAVAAPAAAAETAAAPAAAKEEAKEESEESDDDMGFGLFD